AGCGCGTTGACGGCGAAGGTGCTGATGAACAGCACCAGCCCGGCCGCGATGTAGGCACCGACGGTGAGGTGGTTGTTGAACTCGGCCGAGCCGAGCGCGATCCGCGAAGCGAAGGTGGCCCCCGCGTCGAAGATGCTGTAGTGCGGCCCCTCGAAGGTGTAGCTGAGAATGACCGTCAGCGCGACGGTCTCACCGAGCGCCCTGCCGAGGCCGAGCATGGCTCCGCCGACGAACCCGCTGCGGCCGAACGGCCAGACGGTGGTGCGCACCACTTCCCACTTGGTCGCCCCCAGCGCCAGGGCTCCCTCGATCTGCGCCGAGGGGGTTCGCTCGAACACCTCGCGCGCGACTCCGGTGATGATCGGAAGGATCATCACCGCCAGCACGATGCCCGCCGTGAAGACGTTCGAACCGCTGTTGGCGGGCACGTTGCCGTCGGCGAAGATCGGTATCCAACCCAGCGTCCCGTTGATCCAGAGCGCGACGGGTTTGAGCACCGGCGCCAGCACCAGTGCTCCCCAGAGGCCGTAGATCACGGAGGGGACAGCGGCGAGCAGGTCCACCACGTAGGCGAACGGGCGGGCCAGCACCTTCGGGGCGTACTGGGTGAGGAACAGCGCGATTCCGCCCGCCACGGGCATCGCGATGATGAGCGCCACCAGCGAGCTCGCGACGGTGATCCAGGCGAGATCGACGATGCCGAAGGCCATGTTCTCCGGATCGCCGGTCCGCCACTGCCCCGAGAGTAGGAAGTTGGCCTCGTTGGCGTGCAACGCGGGGATGGCCCTGACGAGCAGGAACAGCCCGATGGCCGCGATGATGGTGACGACGAAGATCCCGGATCCGGTCGCCACGGCCTGGAACAGCCGGTCCCCGAGGCGTACCACCTTCTTCTTCCCGCCCGGTTGCTCCGGCGGTGTGGGTGGCTCCGACGACACCGGCTCTTCGGGGCTTCCCACGAGAGTGCTGCCGGCCTCGCCCGGCGGTGTGACTGCTTGGCCCGGCGGTGTGACTGCTTGGCCCGGCGGTGTGACTGCTTCGCCCGACGGTGCGGACCGCCACTCGGAATTCGTCGACTCGGTCACAGTTGTTCGCGACCTCTCAGTTTCCGGATTTCCCGGTCGTACTCGTGTGCCGTGGCTGCCGCACGGCACGAGCACGCACTAGCCCGGGAGGACGTCGGGTTGGTGGCGACCTGGCTCGGCACTGCCGGGCTCAGGTCCGGATCGCCTCGACCGCGTCGAGGACCTTCTCGCGGAACTTCGGAGGCAGCGGCACGTAACCAGCCTGCTCCAGGTTCTCCTGGCCCGCGTGTGCCGCGATCCGCAGCGCGGCGGTCACGGACTTCGCGGTCTGCTTGTCGTAGCCCGCCGAGCACACGACCTCGTAGGTGGCCAGCACCAGCGGGTAGACCCCCGGCGAGTCGTTGCCGTAGATCGACTCCAGATTCAGCCGGAGGTCGTGCCCGGTACCGGCTATCTCGGCACCGTCGATGGCCTTGCCCGCGGATCGGCTGGTGAGTTCGACCGGACCGTTGCCGCTGTCGATGGCGGCGATGCCGAGTCCGGCGTTCTTCGGGAAAGCCCAGGCCGCGTAGGCGATCCCGCCCTCGGTCTGCTCGACCGAGGAGGTGACTCCGTCGGTACCTGCCCTGCCCTGGCCCACACCGGATCCGGGGCGGAACGTCTTGCCCGAGCCGTTCCACATCCCGTGGGTGGCGATGGACAGGTATTCCTGGAAGTTGGCCGAGGTGCCGGACTCGTCGGAGCGGTAGAACGGCACGATCTCGGTTCCCGGCAGGTCGGCCCCCTGGTTGAGCCGCTGGATGGCCGGGTCGTTCCACCTGGTGATCTCGCCCTGGTAGATCTTGGCGATCGTCTCCGGGCTGAGGTTGAGGTCGTCGACCCCCGGAAGGTTGTAGGTGATCGCGAGCGGCCCGAACACCATGGGGATGTTCCAGGCGGGATTGCCCTCACAGCGTTTCCTGGCCTTCGCGGCCTCGGCACTGTTGAGCGCCTCGTCCGACCCGGCGAAGTCGACCTGCCCGGCGGTGAAGGCGGATATGCCCTTGCCCGAGCCGGAGGCCGTGTAGTTGAGCTGCCTGCCCTCGCACTTGACGCCGAAGTCCCTGGCGAAGACATCCATCGCGTTCTTCTGCGCGGAAGAGCCCTCGGCGACCACGGAGGCGTCTCCGCAGTCGACCTCGAGTTGCCGCAACTCGGTGTTCAGATCGGCCGTGGTGACGTTGCGATCGGTTCCGCAGGAGGTCAGCGCGAGAACACCGACCGCGAGAAACCCGAGCGCGAACCTGTGCCGCCCGAAGTGCACGTCGCTCCTCCAAGACAACGGAGTTGACGGCGTGTGCCGTTCCGAGAGCGACCCTAAGCCGACTCGGTAGCCATCGACCGCCATCCAGGTGAACAGAAAATGAACACGGCACGCTAAGTAAGCAAGCACACAGCTAAGCGGGTGAGCACACCCGAAAACTGCTCACCCGCACCACAATCTTGAACACCCTCAGTGTTCAGCGTTGCTCATCGGCCGAGCTGCGCGTCGACATCCCAGCGCTCGAACCCGAGACGGCGGTAAACACTGACGGCGGGACCGTTGTCCGCCTCCACGTAGAGCAGCACCGTCGGACATCCGACGTCGCGCAGGTAGCGCAACCCGGCGAGCGTCAGAGCTCTCCCGAGTCCACTACCCTGCGTGTTCGGGTCGACTCCGACCACGTAGACCTCGCCGCTCCCGTCCGGATGAATCTTGGTCCAGTGGAATCCGAGCAACCGGTCGGCATCGTCCACGGCCAGCAGGAACCCCGCCGGATCGAACCAGTCAAGTCCCTCCTTCTCCCGAAGCTCCGCCTCGGTCATCCCGCCCTGCTCGGGGTGCCAGGAGAACGCGAGGTGATTGACCCGGACCAGCTCCGGTTCGTCCTCGCCGACCCGGAAACCACGTACCGTCACTCCCTCCGGCAGGACCGGCTCGTCGAGTTCGGCACCGCTCAACTCACGCCCCATCCGCCACAGTTCGCGAACCCGGGTGAAACCGAACCGGTCAGCCAGCCGGACCGCGGCCGCGAGCAGGCCGTGCGACCAGATGCGCAGCCGGTACGAATCCCCTTCGTCGTCGGGTTCGACGGGTATCTCGGCACGTTCCAACAACGCCGCCACCAGCTGGGTACCGATCCCGTTCTCGCGGAAGCGGGGATGTACCGCGAGTTCGGCGACCAGGGGTTCCCCCCGGGATTCGCCCTCGGTGTCCATATGGGCGTAACCCGCCAGTTCGCCGCCGTCGGCACGGATCACGAAGTGTTCCGAACCCGCGACATCGGCCTGCACCGGCTCGATCTGTTCACTGACCCCCCGGTGGGAGCGCAACCGCAGGATCACGTGCTCGCCGACGGGCGCCACCCCGTCGGCTCGCTCGGCCGCGGTCAGCAGGTCGAAGACCTCGGCGGTCTCGGTCTCGTCAAGTCCGTTTCGCCACGTCAGATGCACCACACGACCGAGATTACCGATGTTCAACCAGCGTTGGTTGCCCGCGTGCACTCCACTCGACTATGAAACCGAAGGAAGGACGGTCACGAACACCGGAGTCGCAGCGAGTGGAACGACGAACGCGGCGCAACACGCCGCCCCCGGCTCCGAGGCAGCGTCAATTTCTCGCGAAATCGCCGCGCCACTTCGACGCAGGCCGCACTCCGACCACCCTCGCGGTCGGCACCGCCGCGGGTTCTCCGGTGCGGCTCTCGCGAGAACGGCCCCGACGTTGTGTAGCCGCTACCCGATGTCGGGGCACCCGCAGCGAGAGCCGTGCCAGAGGTTCCGCCACCAGCACCGCCACGCAACACAAGCCCCGCACGAACGAAAGAAGTGGTCATGCGTTTGAACGCCCGCCTCGGTACCGCCGACGCGGTTACGATCGGACTCGGTTCGATGATCGGCGCCGGGCTCTTCGCGGCGTTCGCCCCCGCGGCCTCGCTGGCGGGCTGGAACCTCGTCCCGGCACTGTTGCTGGCGGCGTTCGTGGCGTTCTGCAACGCGTCGAGCTCGGCGGCACTGGCGGCCCGCTACCCCACCGCGGGAGGTACCTACGTCTACGGCCGCGAACGGCTCGGTCCGCTCTGGGGCTACCTGGCCGGTTGGGGATTCGTCACCGGTAAGACGGCTTCGTGCGCCGCGATGGCGCTGACTGCGGCGAACTATCTCTCGCCGTCGCACCGCGAGGCCGTGGCGGTGGTGTTCGTGCTGCTGCTCGCCGGGACCAACTACATCGGGATCACCCGCACGGCACGGCTGGCCCGAGTGCTGTTGGTGATCACGCTGGCCGGGTTGGCGGTGGCGCTCGTCGCGACATGGCTCCCGGACTCGGATCCACCGCTGCTGCCCGGCAGCGGGGCCGTCTCGTCGGAGACCGGGTCGCGCTGGGGTGGCCTGTGGGGGACGACCGGCGCAGCGGGGCTGCTGTTCTTCGCCTTCGCGGGGTACGCGCGGATAGCCACCCTCGGTGAGGAGGTCCGCGATCCGGAACGGACCATCCCGCGGGCCATTCCGATCGCCCTGGGCATCGTGGTGCTGCTGTACCTGGTGGTCGGAGTGACGCTGCTCGGCTCGCTGGGGCCGTCCGGGCTGGCCGAATCCACCGCACCGCTCGCCGAGGCGGTAAGGGAGGGCCCCCTTCCGTGGCTGGCACCGGCCGCACGACTGGCCGCGGGTACGGCCGCGCTGGGCGCGCTGCTCGCCCTGCTCGCGGGAGTGGGAAGAACCGCGATGGCGATGGCCCGCGAGCGAGACCTGCCGGGCCCGCTGGACCGCGTTCACCCCCGGTTCGGCACCCCGCACCACGCCGAGCTCGGAGTAGCCGCCGCGGTGGTGCTGCTGATCGCGGCGGGTGACCTGCGCGCGGTGATCGGCTTCTCCTCGTTCGGTGTGCTGATCTACTACGCGATCACCAACGCGGCAGCGTGGACCCTACCCGGGGAACAACGGTGGTTCCCCAGGGCGCTGCCCGTCGTGGGCCTACTGGGGTGCGCTGTACTCGCGTTCAGCCTGCCGTGGCAGGCCGTCGTGGCCGGGCTCGGCTGCTTCGGCGTCGGGATCCTGTTCCGCGAGCGGCGGAAGATCCGCTCCCTCCTGCGCGGCCGAGTCGGCACGTCGTGAACCGGTCGCGTCCCGGTTCGTCCGCGAGGGCCGCACGAACTTGTAGCCCACGCTCCGGACCGTTCCGATCATGGCCTCGTGCTCGGGGCCCAGCTTCGCGCGCAGTCGCCTGATGTGCACGTCCACCGTCCGGGTACCGCCGAAGAAGTCGTAGCCCCAGACCTCCTGCAGCAGCTGCACCCGCGTGAAGACCCTGCCCGCGTGGGTGGCGAGGTGCTTTAGCAGCTCGAACTCCTTGTAGGTCAGTTCGAGGGCCTTGCCCTTGAGCCTGGCCGTGTAGGTCTCGTCCTCGATGACCAGGTCGCCCACGGTCACCGGCCCACCGGCGACGGATTCGGCCCCACGCTGCGCGGTGCGCAGCCTGATCCGCGCATCGACCTCGGCCGGGCCAGCCGTGGGCAGCAGCACGTCGTCCACACCCCACTCGGCGTTGACCACCACGAGGCCGCCCTCGTTGACCACGGCGAACACCGGTACCCCGGCGCCTCCCGAGGACAGCATCCGGCACAGGTTCCTGGCGTTGGCGAGGTTGTCGCGGGCGTCGACGACCACGAGTTCGTATCCGCTGGCAGTGACCATCGCGGAGCTGTCCGGAGCGATCACCCGCACCCGGTGCGGCAGCAGGGACAACGCGGGCAGCACGGCCTCGCAGTCGGACTCGTTACTCAACAGCAGCAGATCGGAGCTCATACAATGCCTCCGTGAACCGGCGCGAACGCCGGAAGTGGGCGATACGGAAAATGCGCCGTAACCGGGCTGCGAGGCTCCGTTGCCTCCGATGACGGTGAGAATACCCATAACACGTCGGAAAAGCACGGGTAACGCAACACAGGTCACACGAGCGCGGCAGCGCTGCCGGCACGAAGGGCTGCCAGTCCGAAGAGCGATCGGTCTCGAACCGTCCGGTGGCGGGAATTCGCGCGGCGAGCACGGAACGGCCGCGCACCTGACCCAGCGCACCTGACGCGGCGCGGCCCGAGGGATTCCGCCACGAGAGGTGGGCGACGAACTCCTACTAGAGTGAAAACACCGTGTCTCCCGCGGCGGATACACCAGACAGAAACGGAAACCTACCGGTGCGACGTGCCTTCCCGTTCAAGAAGCTCACGATCACGCTGGTCGTGCTGCTCGGTCTGTTCCTGGCGGCCGACTTCGGCGGCGCGGCCCTCGCCGAGTACCAGGTGTCCAAGAAACTGGGGAGGAAACTCGAGCTCGGGCGCGACCCGGGAGTCCGGATAACCGGCTTTCCGTTCCTGACCCAGGCGGTGCGGGGTGACTTCCGCGACGTGCGGTTACGCGTACCGGGTGTGGACGTCGGTCCGCTGCGCGACGTCGACGTCCGGGCGGAGCTGCATCACGCGCGGATCTCCACCCTCGGCATGTTGACCGGTGAGAACAACCGGATAGCGGTCGACGAGGTGACCGGCGAGCTCCGAATCGGCGAATCAGATCTGGACAAGGCGGTGCCGGTCGAGGACCTGCGCATCAATCCGGTGGAGACGCCCGCGGCCTCGGCGGCCGCGTCCGGCGGCGCGGGCAACGACTCCTCGACGGGTGTACGGCTGCGCGGAAAGGTCGACATCGCGGGGACGACCAACCGGGTCACCGTCACCGGCACGCTGCGGCTGGAGAACGGCAAGCTGCGGATCGTGCCGAACGAACTGGATCTGGAGAACAGCGCCGTCGGCCGGGTGGACCTGGCGGGCACCTTCGAGAAGATGATCCTGCGGCAATTCGACACCACGCTCGATCCGGGAGGACTGCCGTTCGACGTACGCCCCACGGCCGTCGAGGTGGAACGCGGCGCTCTGGTGGTCGCGGGCAGCGCCGACAACGTGGTCATCAACGGGAACGGGAGCGGTGGCTGATGCCGCCGGAGTGGTGGGCGCTGCTGCTCTCGCTGATCGCGACGCTGGTGCTCGGCTCGGCGCTTCGCGCGCGGGAGGGTCGGATCACCACGCGGAATAACCGCCGCGGCAGTGGAGTTTCCCGGGAAGTGTTCGATCAGCTTCCCGCGGAGATCGCCGAGGTACTGCGTCGCGAGGTGACCGGTACCGGCGGCGAGGTGACCGGCGACGGGGTGACCGGCGACGGGGTGACCGGAACCGGGCGCACAACCGGTTCGGTGGCCGGCTCCGCCACACGAGACGCCACGCCCGGGAGCACCATGCCCGGGGTCACTCTGCTGCAACTGTCCACCACGTTCTGCGCCCCGTGCAGACACGCCCGCATCCTGCTGTCGACGATGGCCGAACGGACCACGGGACTGCGCCACGTGGAGATCGACCTGACCAACCGTCCGGAGTGGTCGGCGCCGTTGGGCGTGCACACCACACCCACCACGCTCGCGCTGGACACCGACGGGCGGGAACTGTTCCGGCTCTCGGGGGTGCCGCGCCGCGAAGGGCTCACCGAGGCACTGCGCCCGTACCTTCCCTGATCGAAGTTTTCCGATCGGGTCGTTCGGATACATCCATCCCAACAGGTGAACAATCTTTCCGCTCGCCGCTCGTGACGGGTAATCTCCGAAGTGTGCATGTACTGCTGACCTCCAGGCGCGCTGTGGATCTGTGCCGCGTCGGAAGCAGCCTGTGTCGCGGGTGACGACCCGGGCGGCGGCACCGAATGCGATCGGTTCTCACACCGACGTGGCGGCCTTACCCGTCCCGGCGGATTCGGCACCCTGTTCCACCAGCCAGGAGACACCATGCCCAGTGATGACCGCCTCGATCCGCGCGGTGTCCGTTTCACGGCATGGATCACCAGCGGCATCCTCGTCCTGGGGCTGCTGACCGGGAGCTGGCGGATACTGGCCGCGCAGACCGCGCTGTTCGCGCTGTGCGCGTTCGTGGGGCTACGCGTCAATCCGTGGGGACATCTCTACCGGCAAACGGTGCGCCCTCGGCTGCCCGAGGGTGACGAGCAGTCGTACGAGGACCCCGAACCGGTTCGTTTCGCCCAGGGAATCGGATTCGCCTGCACCCTGGTGGCAACCGTCGGATACGCCGGAGAGTGGCTCCTCTTGGGGGTGACGGCGAACGCGCTGGCACTGGTCGCCGCGCTGCTCAACGCCGCCTTCGGCTACTGCCTCGGTTGCCGGTTGTATCCGTTGATCCGGAGGTTGATTCCCGCGGGCTCGACCTCCCAAATCCGCTGAGAATTCACTTCGCCGATACGAGCAAAGGAGTCGCTCGATGAGTCGTGAACAGGTCCTGGTAACCACCGACTGGGCCGAACAGAACCTGAACACCGACGGGGTCGTGTTCGCCGAGGTGGACGAGGACACCACAGCCTACGACGGTGGACACATCCGCGGCGCGGTCAAGCTCGACTGGCGCAACGAACTGCAGGACCACGTGCGGCGTGACTTCGTGGGCCGGGAGGACTTCGGCAAGCTTCTCTCCGCCAAGGGGATCTCGAACGACGACACGGTGATCCTCTACGGCGGCAACAACAACTGGTTCGCCGCCTACGCCTACTGGTACTTCAAGCTCTACGGGCACCGCGACGTGCGGCTGCTCGACGGCGGCCGTAAGAAGTGGGAGCTGGACGGCCGGGAACTGACCAAGGAGGTCCCGGAGCGCCCCGCCACCAACTACGTCGCGGGTGAGCCGGACAGCTCGATCCGCGCGTTCCGCGACGAGGTCGTGGATTCGATCGGTGAGCGCAACCTGGTCGACGTGCGCTCGCCCGACGAGTTCTCCGGGAAGCTGCTCGCCCCCGCGCACCTGCCACAGGAGTCCGCGCAGCGCGGCGGTCACATCCCCTCGGCGATCAACGTGCCCTGGAGCCGCGCGGCCAACGAGGACGGCACCTTCAAGTCGGACGACGAGCTGCGCAAGGTCTACAACGAGGCCGGGCTCGACGAGTCCAGGAACACGATCGCCTACTGCAGGATCGGCGAGCGTTCCTCGCACACCTGGTTCGTGCTGCACGAGCTGCTGGGGCACCAGAACGTGAAGAACTACGACGGTTCCTGGACCGAGTACGGCTCGCTGGTCGGCGTGCCGATCGAGAACCCGAGTGAGCAGGAGGCATGATCGTGAGCAGTGGATGCGGAGCACCGGATCAGTCGACCGCGGGCGCGGACACCGGTGACCAGACCGTCGTGGCGGGCAAGGTGCGTTCCGGTGGTCAGCCGGTGGGCGGTGCCTTCGTCCGACTGCTGAACCCGGCGGGCGAGTTCACCGCCGAGGTCGTCTCCGCCGAGAGCGGCGATTTCCGGTTCTACGCGGCCGAGGGAACCTGGACCGTCCGTGCGCTGCACCGCGACGGCAGCGGCGAGTCCGAGGTGGTCGCGAACGGGCCGGGGCTGCACGAGGTGGAGATCGCCGTGGCGTGACGCCGGAGGTCGGTGTCGGCGCTCCAGCGCCGACACCACCCCCGAACTCGGTCTCACTCCCCGACGTGGCGGGAACGCAGCAGGGCGAACGCCCGCTCATCGCGGTCCTGTGCCGCCGGATCGGAGTCCGTGGTGTTGCCGACGGTGGTGAAGTCGAGTACCTCCCACCCCGTGCGGTCGAACAACCTTCGCAGCCCGGCCTCCGAGAAGATCCAGAAATTCGTGGCGTCGTTGTTCGCCTCGGTCGGGTGAAGCAGATAGGCCACCGGCTGCTCGGCGAACCGGGTCCCGTGGTCCGGGCTCAGCTGCGCGATCCGGGTGGAGACGAAGCAGAGTTCGCTGTGCCGGGCCAACGTCTCCAACACGTAGAACGGGTTCTTCAGGTGGTACAGCAGACCGAGGAACAACACGGCGCGGTAGTGCTCGGCCGGTAGCCGGAACTGGCTGTCCAGATCCACGTCGTGGATGCCCGCCTCGGAGCCCAGCCGCTCGGCGAGCAGCCGCGCGCCACGCAGTCCGTTGTAGTTGGGAGCCGAGGTGTCGACCACGTCCAGTCGGCATCCCAGCTGGGATTCCAGGAAGAAGCCCAGATCACCGTCGGCGGCGCCGATATCGGCGATCCGCTGCCCCGCCAACCGGTCGAACACGGCCCGGTTGTCCCCGGACAGCAACCCGTCCAGATGAAGCATGTTGGCGATGGTGTCGAAGGGGTACCAGGGGAACTCCGGATCGATCTCGGACTTGCGCCCGAGTAGCCACTCCCGGTAGTTCATCGCCTTGTCCCGCAGCGTCGCGAACTCCATGTGATACCCGTCTCCTCGGCGCCGGCCCCAGACCCGCTGAGCACCGAAACGCGGCTTGGCAACCCTCTGGTCCGAGCAGATCATGCCTGAGACCACATCCCACTCGAGCCGGGTGGTGGTTATGCTTACGGCCGTGACACTCATCGACTTCCTGCACTACGGCCTGGTCACTCTGGTGGGGATCGCCGCCCTGGCGACGGTCTGGTTCGCCTTCTACGTGGTGTATCGCCTGCACAGCGACTGATCCACCCACCACTGGACGGGGGAGCGGCGACGAACGCGGCGAGCCTTCGAGGTAACCTCGAAGGCGATGTCTGCCACGCCCAACCAGCCGTCCGAACAGTCCGACCCGTCCAACGGTCAACCGCAGCCCGGCAGCGGTGACGCGGCGGTGCGCGCCCAGGCCGAGCGCGCGGAGAAGACCCGCGGGCGCAACATTCCCGAGTTCGACGACCTGCCGGGAATCGGGGACACCGCGAACCTGCGCATGGGCCCGGAGCTCAACGGCGCCTGCCTGGGGCTGCTGCCGCTGGTCGGTGTCTGGCGGGGCGAGGGCGAGGCCAACCACCCCACGCTGGACGAGAAGTACCGCTTCCTGCAGCAGGTGACCTTCGCCCACGACGGCAGGCCGTTCCTGTACTACGAGAGCCGCGCCTGGAAGCTGGACGGCGAGGGCGGCGAGATCGTGGAGCCCGCCTTCCGCGAGCTGGGCTGGTGGCGGCCGCAGCCCGACGACAGCATCGAGCTGCTGCTGGTGCACTCCTCCGGCATCGCGGAGATGTTCTTCGGCAACCCCCTCAACCAGACCAGCTGGCAGTTGTCCACCGACGCGGTGCTGCGCACCCCGACCTCGGAGGACGTGACCGCCACGACCAGGCTGTACGGCGTGGTGGACGGCTCGCTGGCCTACGTCGAGGAACGCGCCACCTCGGAGCACGAGCTGCAGCCCCGCCTCTCAGCCAAGCTGGAACGCGTGGTCGGCTGACCTCGATCCTCGGGGCGGGTGGCGAGAACGCGGCGAACAACTCAGCCGGCCCCGTTCGGACTCGGTGTGGCCCGTTCGGCTCGGCGCTCGTTGCCGCTCCCCGGCGCGGCGAGTGCCGAGCCGACTCGCACGGGGTGAAGGACGACCGGTCCCGCAGAACGTAGCAGTTCGCCGCCCGCTCCTACGGCATGCACGTCCGACGCCGCGAAAGACGCTTCCGGCCACAAATCGAAACCTCTCCCCGAGAGATGCGGCGCCATTCGAAAACAGTCGAAAAGGAAAACGCTCAGCATCGCACCAGAAAACTGGGAATGATGTAAATTGCGGGCGTGCTTTTCCTGGCTTTCCTCCTGTCGCCGCTGCTCGTGCTCGGCGTGTTCGCGGCGGTGGTGAAGCTGCTGATTTCCATCGACCAGCGAGGATCCGCCGGAATCTGGTCGTGCGCGGCCACGATTTTCATTTTCCTCGCGTCTCTGGAGTATCTTTGGGGAGCCCTGCACACGTTCACTTTCCCCGACCCCAGGGACACCTGTTCGCTCTCCCCGCGAGAAGGATCTCGCTGGGGTGGTTTGGAGCGGATCGATTACGGAATATTCCCGCCGAGCGCGAAATGCGTGTGGGGAAGCGGAAACACCTCCGATCTGGTTCCGGGCCACGTGGCCCCACTCCTGTACGCGTTCCTGACCGCCGCGCTCGTCTGCGCGGCGGCGGCGAAGGCCGCGCGGATCGCCCGGCGAAACCGCCGAAGTCCGTCGTAGCGGATGACGCTCCGGTACCGCGCGGGTCACTACCGGCCCACCGAGGTCACCGTCAGTACTGCGACTCGTAGAGCTTGCAGATCCGCTCGTGCAGCCCCGGGTCGGTGACCACGGGTGTGCCGTCCACGGTGTGCACCTGGGTGATCTTGCGGATGCTCGACGCCAGCCAGACACCGTCGGCGTGCCCCAACCGCTCGGCGGTGATCGGCTCCACGGCGGTCGACCAGCCGGCCTCCTCGGCGGCCCGGAACAACGCACCCTGGGTGGTCCCCCGCAGGATGCCGGAGCTCGGCGGTGGGGTCGCCAGCCTGCCGCCCTCCGCCAGCACCACGTTGGAGGTAGGTCCCTCCAGCAGCGAACCGTCGGTCGCCGTGAACACGACCTCGTCGGCGCCGCGTCGCTCCGCCTCGCGCAGGGCGGCCATGTTGACCGCGTAGGACAGCGTCTTCGCCGAGAGCAGCAACCAGGGGGCGCGCTCCATCATCCCGGGGTCGATGCCGCGCTCCAGGGTCACCACGGAAATGCCCTCGGCACGCTTGCGCATCAGCTCCGCCGACAGCGACTGCCCCGAGACGAAGGCGGTCGGGGTGCCGTCCCCGCCGTCCGGACCCCTGGTGCACACGAGTTTGATCGCGCTCTCCGGCACGCTGTCCCACGGCCACTCCGCGAGCACCGCCCGCACGGCACGGTGCCAACTCGCCCGCTCGGGCAGCGACAGCTCCATCAGTCGGGCGGAACGCTCCAACCGGTCCAGGTGGGCCTCGATCTCCCGTGGATTACCGTCGACCGCGAGGATCGTCTCGAAGATCCCGTCACCACGCTGCACCCCGAGATCGTCGGAACGCAGCAGCGGGACCTCGGGGTCGGCCAGGGTGCCGTCCAGCAGAGCCAGCATGCGCATACTCGCAGCCTAGAACCTACGCACCCGGGTGCCCGAGCGGGCCGCGCCGGCTCACCCGGTCGTACGATCGGGACCGAGAGTCGGCCGAAGCGCTGGAGAACGTTGCGCGGACCGTTACCCGCGGGGAGCTCGGATGAGGCAGGA
This portion of the Actinopolyspora lacussalsi genome encodes:
- a CDS encoding phosphate transport system permease protein (product_source=KO:K02037; cath_funfam=1.10.3720.10; cog=COG0573; ko=KO:K02037; pfam=PF00528; superfamily=161098; tigrfam=TIGR02138; transmembrane_helix_parts=Outside_1_27,TMhelix_28_50,Inside_51_85,TMhelix_86_108,Outside_109_122,TMhelix_123_145,Inside_146_151,TMhelix_152_169,Outside_170_178,TMhelix_179_198,Inside_199_234,TMhelix_235_257,Outside_258_291,TMhelix_292_314,Inside_315_326), whose translation is MSSEPPTPPEQPGGKKKVVRLGDRLFQAVATGSGIFVVTIIAAIGLFLLVRAIPALHANEANFLLSGQWRTGDPENMAFGIVDLAWITVASSLVALIIAMPVAGGIALFLTQYAPKVLARPFAYVVDLLAAVPSVIYGLWGALVLAPVLKPVALWINGTLGWIPIFADGNVPANSGSNVFTAGIVLAVMILPIITGVAREVFERTPSAQIEGALALGATKWEVVRTTVWPFGRSGFVGGAMLGLGRALGETVALTVILSYTFEGPHYSIFDAGATFASRIALGSAEFNNHLTVGAYIAAGLVLFISTFAVNALARWIESGSGKGKK
- a CDS encoding phosphate transport system substrate-binding protein (product_source=KO:K02040; cath_funfam=3.40.190.10; cog=COG0226; ko=KO:K02040; pfam=PF12849; superfamily=53850; tigrfam=TIGR00975) gives rise to the protein MHFGRHRFALGFLAVGVLALTSCGTDRNVTTADLNTELRQLEVDCGDASVVAEGSSAQKNAMDVFARDFGVKCEGRQLNYTASGSGKGISAFTAGQVDFAGSDEALNSAEAAKARKRCEGNPAWNIPMVFGPLAITYNLPGVDDLNLSPETIAKIYQGEITRWNDPAIQRLNQGADLPGTEIVPFYRSDESGTSANFQEYLSIATHGMWNGSGKTFRPGSGVGQGRAGTDGVTSSVEQTEGGIAYAAWAFPKNAGLGIAAIDSGNGPVELTSRSAGKAIDGAEIAGTGHDLRLNLESIYGNDSPGVYPLVLATYEVVCSAGYDKQTAKSVTAALRIAAHAGQENLEQAGYVPLPPKFREKVLDAVEAIRT
- a CDS encoding mycothiol synthase (product_source=KO:K15520; cath_funfam=3.40.630.30; cog=COG0456; ko=KO:K15520; pfam=PF00583; superfamily=55729; tigrfam=TIGR03448); translation: MVHLTWRNGLDETETAEVFDLLTAAERADGVAPVGEHVILRLRSHRGVSEQIEPVQADVAGSEHFVIRADGGELAGYAHMDTEGESRGEPLVAELAVHPRFRENGIGTQLVAALLERAEIPVEPDDEGDSYRLRIWSHGLLAAAVRLADRFGFTRVRELWRMGRELSGAELDEPVLPEGVTVRGFRVGEDEPELVRVNHLAFSWHPEQGGMTEAELREKEGLDWFDPAGFLLAVDDADRLLGFHWTKIHPDGSGEVYVVGVDPNTQGSGLGRALTLAGLRYLRDVGCPTVLLYVEADNGPAVSVYRRLGFERWDVDAQLGR
- a CDS encoding APA family basic amino acid/polyamine antiporter (product_source=KO:K03294; cog=COG0531; ko=KO:K03294; pfam=PF13520; transmembrane_helix_parts=Inside_1_12,TMhelix_13_35,Outside_36_39,TMhelix_40_62,Inside_63_81,TMhelix_82_104,Outside_105_116,TMhelix_117_134,Inside_135_142,TMhelix_143_162,Outside_163_181,TMhelix_182_204,Inside_205_223,TMhelix_224_246,Outside_247_271,TMhelix_272_294,Inside_295_342,TMhelix_343_365,Outside_366_384,TMhelix_385_407,Inside_408_426); the encoded protein is MRLNARLGTADAVTIGLGSMIGAGLFAAFAPAASLAGWNLVPALLLAAFVAFCNASSSAALAARYPTAGGTYVYGRERLGPLWGYLAGWGFVTGKTASCAAMALTAANYLSPSHREAVAVVFVLLLAGTNYIGITRTARLARVLLVITLAGLAVALVATWLPDSDPPLLPGSGAVSSETGSRWGGLWGTTGAAGLLFFAFAGYARIATLGEEVRDPERTIPRAIPIALGIVVLLYLVVGVTLLGSLGPSGLAESTAPLAEAVREGPLPWLAPAARLAAGTAALGALLALLAGVGRTAMAMARERDLPGPLDRVHPRFGTPHHAELGVAAAVVLLIAAGDLRAVIGFSSFGVLIYYAITNAAAWTLPGEQRWFPRALPVVGLLGCAVLAFSLPWQAVVAGLGCFGVGILFRERRKIRSLLRGRVGTS